One Calditrichota bacterium DNA window includes the following coding sequences:
- a CDS encoding GNAT family N-acetyltransferase → MADRTDHPEAAHGMTIQEMQPTLPLARTQKRAAGELLARAFHSDPSFVFTIPDPVRRQEVLSWLFERLVAAVMDWGRVLTTPSLAGVALWLGPERQSLPTWRLVRSGLTLFPLVCGWSAFRRFTALARWSELLHRRTLRGRHWYLFAMGVEPSCQRLGVGTVLLNSVLPIADAEGLPCYLDTTNLANIGYYERFGFVAAGEETFVTARGTELTIWGMVRHPQRGW, encoded by the coding sequence GTGGCTGACAGGACCGACCACCCAGAGGCAGCGCACGGAATGACCATCCAGGAAATGCAACCTACTTTGCCCTTGGCGCGGACGCAGAAGAGAGCTGCAGGCGAGCTCTTGGCGCGAGCCTTTCACTCTGACCCGAGCTTCGTCTTCACGATTCCCGACCCAGTGCGCCGCCAGGAGGTGCTGTCGTGGCTGTTCGAAAGGTTGGTCGCGGCGGTTATGGACTGGGGGCGCGTCCTCACGACTCCATCCCTGGCTGGCGTTGCCCTGTGGTTAGGGCCGGAACGGCAATCGTTGCCGACGTGGAGGTTGGTGCGGTCGGGGTTGACGTTGTTTCCGCTTGTTTGTGGCTGGTCAGCCTTCCGGCGGTTCACAGCCCTGGCCAGGTGGAGCGAGCTCCTGCATCGGCGCACGCTGAGAGGCAGGCATTGGTACCTTTTCGCCATGGGGGTTGAGCCCAGCTGTCAGCGTCTTGGCGTGGGGACGGTGCTCTTGAACTCCGTGCTGCCCATTGCTGATGCCGAGGGGTTGCCCTGCTACCTTGACACTACCAACCTGGCGAACATCGGTTACTACGAACGCTTTGGCTTTGTGGCGGCTGGCGAAGAGACATTCGTAACGGCACGGGGCACGGAGCTCACCATCTGGGGCATGGTGCGTCATCCACAACGTGGGTGGTGA
- a CDS encoding DUF116 domain-containing protein: MTAKKKEALARLEIRDRHLGDEWLVPDWSMEEASQDLHVGRRLFLGFALLAMICLGAGIWLAWYLVVPRLSSFHPLLPYVVGGAALVGLLIALLWFVLTAVSIVFEKNFLVLVFGREFSLSFLAPLVLRLGRRFGISRDKMSHSFIRVSNSLIRATRKTAQCDKLLILLPRCLQRSLKEKVEELARKYECEVYVASGGEAARRAVALTRPSAIIGIACERDLVSGLQDNVTRIPIIAIPNRRPEGPCKNTLVDFEEVERAVQFFLGLASGNAHRSRSPLSPRG, encoded by the coding sequence GTGACAGCCAAGAAGAAAGAGGCGCTGGCCAGACTCGAGATTCGCGACAGACACCTCGGTGACGAATGGCTCGTGCCGGACTGGTCCATGGAAGAGGCGTCTCAGGACCTGCACGTGGGAAGGCGTCTCTTCTTAGGCTTCGCTCTGTTGGCGATGATATGTCTGGGGGCAGGCATATGGCTGGCATGGTACCTGGTCGTGCCCCGGCTGAGTTCTTTTCATCCTTTACTCCCCTATGTGGTGGGGGGAGCTGCGCTGGTAGGGCTCCTCATTGCGCTGCTCTGGTTTGTGCTCACCGCTGTCTCTATTGTGTTCGAGAAGAATTTTCTCGTACTCGTTTTCGGCCGCGAGTTTTCGCTGTCGTTTCTGGCGCCGCTTGTACTTCGCCTTGGGCGCCGATTTGGCATTTCTCGCGACAAGATGAGCCACTCCTTTATTCGCGTGAGCAACTCCTTGATCCGTGCTACCAGGAAGACGGCACAGTGCGACAAACTGCTTATCCTCTTGCCGCGATGCTTGCAGCGCTCGCTCAAGGAGAAGGTTGAGGAGTTGGCGCGCAAGTACGAGTGCGAGGTCTACGTGGCCAGCGGGGGAGAGGCAGCACGGCGCGCCGTTGCGCTCACTCGCCCCTCAGCCATCATTGGCATCGCTTGCGAGCGCGACCTGGTGAGCGGTCTTCAAGATAACGTGACCCGCATCCCCATCATCGCGATCCCTAATAGGCGACCGGAAGGACCGTGCAAGAACACCCTGGTGGACTTTGAGGAGGTAGAGCGGGCGGTGCAGTTCTTTCTCGGTCTCGCCTCCGGTAATGCTCACCGCAGCCGGTCACCCCTTTCACCGCGCGGTTAA
- a CDS encoding RnfABCDGE type electron transport complex subunit B: protein MHPTVVTILASMLGLGALGALFGGGLAYAAKKFAVKVDPKVEAVQAVLCGANCGACGFPGCAAFAEAVVAGAAPYDGCIPGGADCARQIAAIMGGEVGELKEAPVAVVCCQGGRAEAGERFIYQGYEDCEAAQLIAGGAKACIYGCLGFGTCVKACPFDAMAMNDNGLPVVFEDKCTGCGKCVKACPRGIMQLIPRSQRIYIACRSQDRGKQVKEVCTVGCTGCTLCANPKTTPSGSIRMNGFLPEIVNPTADDLEQAFAKCPTHSFVRRGEKVTEPQAQPEEMATS from the coding sequence ATGCATCCAACGGTCGTCACGATTTTGGCATCAATGTTAGGACTGGGGGCATTGGGAGCACTGTTTGGGGGCGGGTTGGCGTATGCTGCCAAGAAGTTCGCCGTCAAGGTCGACCCTAAAGTCGAAGCTGTGCAGGCGGTGCTGTGTGGGGCAAACTGCGGGGCATGTGGCTTTCCAGGATGTGCCGCCTTTGCCGAGGCGGTGGTAGCTGGCGCTGCTCCCTATGACGGCTGCATCCCAGGTGGGGCCGATTGTGCCCGGCAGATTGCTGCCATCATGGGCGGTGAAGTCGGGGAGCTGAAGGAAGCACCCGTGGCGGTGGTTTGCTGCCAGGGCGGCCGAGCAGAGGCCGGCGAGCGCTTCATCTATCAGGGCTACGAGGATTGCGAAGCGGCTCAACTCATTGCCGGCGGGGCAAAGGCCTGCATCTACGGGTGCCTGGGTTTTGGCACCTGCGTGAAAGCCTGTCCGTTCGACGCTATGGCGATGAACGACAACGGCCTGCCGGTCGTGTTCGAGGACAAGTGCACCGGCTGCGGCAAGTGCGTGAAGGCCTGCCCCCGGGGTATCATGCAGCTGATTCCGCGCAGCCAACGCATCTACATTGCCTGCAGGTCCCAGGACCGGGGCAAGCAGGTCAAAGAGGTATGCACGGTCGGTTGCACGGGGTGCACCCTGTGTGCCAACCCCAAGACGACGCCTTCGGGTTCCATTCGCATGAACGGCTTCTTGCCAGAGATCGTAAACCCCACGGCGGACGATTTGGAGCAGGCTTTCGCAAAGTGTCCGACCCATAGTTTTGTACGGAGGGGGGAGAAGGTGACCGAGCCACAGGCTCAACCAGAGGAGATGGCGACGAGCTAA
- a CDS encoding NifU family protein has product MQEKVKEVLDRIRPALQRDGGDVELVEVKDGIVSVRLKGACGGCPMSQMTLKMGIEREIKRLVPEVKQVIAV; this is encoded by the coding sequence ATGCAAGAGAAGGTCAAAGAAGTGCTCGACAGGATTCGGCCGGCATTGCAGCGTGATGGCGGAGATGTTGAGCTGGTCGAGGTGAAGGACGGTATCGTTTCGGTACGACTGAAGGGTGCATGCGGTGGTTGTCCGATGTCTCAAATGACTTTGAAGATGGGCATCGAACGCGAAATAAAGAGACTGGTTCCCGAAGTCAAGCAGGTGATTGCCGTCTGA